In Denticeps clupeoides chromosome 1, fDenClu1.1, whole genome shotgun sequence, a single window of DNA contains:
- the il13ra1 gene encoding interleukin-13 receptor subunit alpha-1 isoform X1 has translation MILTHWNISVVISLFVKFFAVGQGTGQIPPLDVKVVWNNEFCPLLDWSNSHGNCNYNISKVNDDGEKSTLYKTSESFYRLNCMARDKDVTFEVSAQCTDSDQERKAVSVTIRQHPAFVKNFHCVVYSRHSMNCSWDSLNNTNIHLYYWIKWPERSPLKPCTTYLYNGTMKTGCHILYRINNKSITPNIFFLLNDIGSNLNNTFWTDPKIVKPDPPKLSVSLEGDKLLFRWDTDTFDANCLKYEAFFSKCGSKQTKNFIDNRHIEDYDPACEYRMKVKSVFTCGSGKSDLSKEVVYGRNDSSGVLKFVLVTCISVMVCLCIILFVLYRQYKDKLLPKIPIPARLMGWDSQKPQPKALFTPAPTKYSKVCLLSPVQPETPSL, from the exons ATGATTTTGACACACTGGAATATCTCCGTGGTCATCAGCTTGTTCGTGAAGTTTTTCGCTGTGGGACAGGGGACAG GCCAGATTCCTCCTCTGGACGTGAAGGTGGTCTGGAACAATGAGTTCTGCCCACTGCTAGACTGGAGCAACTCCCACGGGAACTGTAATTACAACATCAGCAAGGTGAATGATGACGGTGAGAAG AGTACATTGTACAAAACATCAGAATCTTTCTATAGACTTAATTGCATGGCACGGGATAAGGATGTGACCTTTGAAGTGAGCGCACAATGTACAGACAGTGATCAAGAAAGAAAAGCCGTTTCTGTAACCATTCGGCAGCACCCAG CCTTTGTGAAGAACTTTCATTGTGTTGTCTATTCACGACACTCCATGAACTGCAGTTGGGATTCTCTCAATAACACTAACATCCATCTGTACTACTG GATCAAGTGGCCAGAGAGGTCACCATTGAAACCCTGCACAACATACCTTTACAATGGGACTATGAAGACAGGCTGTCACATACTTTACAggattaataataaaagcataACCCCTAACATCTTCTTTCTGTTGAACGATATCGGCTCCAATTTGAATAACACCTTCTGGACGGACCCTAAAATAG TCAAACCTGATCCTCCAAAGCTTAGTGTAAGCCTGGAAGGAGACAAACTCTTGTTTAGGTGGGACACTGACACATTTGATGCTAACTGCTTGAAATATGAAGCCTTCTTTTCTAAATGTGGCTCTAAGCAAACAAAG AATTTTATAGATAACAGACACATAGAAGACTACGACCCAGCTTGTGAATACAGGATGAAGGTGAAGTCTGTTTTCACATGTGGGTCAGGAAAGAGTGACCTGAGCAAGGAAGTGGTCTATG GGAGAAATGATTCATCAGGTGTTCTTAAATTTGTGCTTGTCACCTGCATCTCTGTGATGGTCTGCCTGTGCATTATCCTGTTTGTCCTGTATAGGCA ATATAAGGACAAACTTTTGCCGAAGATTCCAATACCTGCAAGACTAATGGGTTGGGACAGCCAAAAACCG CAGCCTAAAGCACTGTTTACTCCTGCGCCTACTAAGTACAGCAAGGTCTGTTTGCTGTCTCCAGTCCAGCCTGAAACTCCATCCCTCTAA
- the il13ra1 gene encoding interleukin-13 receptor subunit alpha-1 isoform X2, translating into MILTHWNISVVISLFVKFFAVGQGTGQIPPLDVKVVWNNEFCPLLDWSNSHGNCNYNISKVNDDGEKSTLYKTSESFYRLNCMARDKDVTFEVSAQCTDSDQERKAVSVTIRQHPAFVKNFHCVVYSRHSMNCSWDSLNNTNIHLYYWIKWPERSPLKPCTTYLYNGTMKTGCHILYRINNKSITPNIFFLLNDIGSNLNNTFWTDPKIVKPDPPKLSVSLEGDKLLFRWDTDTFDANCLKYEAFFSKCGSKQTKNFIDNRHIEDYDPACEYRMKVKSVFTCGSGKSDLSKEVVYGRNDSSGVLKFVLVTCISVMVCLCIILFVLYRQYKDKLLPKIPIPARLMGWDSQKPPKALFTPAPTKYSKVCLLSPVQPETPSL; encoded by the exons ATGATTTTGACACACTGGAATATCTCCGTGGTCATCAGCTTGTTCGTGAAGTTTTTCGCTGTGGGACAGGGGACAG GCCAGATTCCTCCTCTGGACGTGAAGGTGGTCTGGAACAATGAGTTCTGCCCACTGCTAGACTGGAGCAACTCCCACGGGAACTGTAATTACAACATCAGCAAGGTGAATGATGACGGTGAGAAG AGTACATTGTACAAAACATCAGAATCTTTCTATAGACTTAATTGCATGGCACGGGATAAGGATGTGACCTTTGAAGTGAGCGCACAATGTACAGACAGTGATCAAGAAAGAAAAGCCGTTTCTGTAACCATTCGGCAGCACCCAG CCTTTGTGAAGAACTTTCATTGTGTTGTCTATTCACGACACTCCATGAACTGCAGTTGGGATTCTCTCAATAACACTAACATCCATCTGTACTACTG GATCAAGTGGCCAGAGAGGTCACCATTGAAACCCTGCACAACATACCTTTACAATGGGACTATGAAGACAGGCTGTCACATACTTTACAggattaataataaaagcataACCCCTAACATCTTCTTTCTGTTGAACGATATCGGCTCCAATTTGAATAACACCTTCTGGACGGACCCTAAAATAG TCAAACCTGATCCTCCAAAGCTTAGTGTAAGCCTGGAAGGAGACAAACTCTTGTTTAGGTGGGACACTGACACATTTGATGCTAACTGCTTGAAATATGAAGCCTTCTTTTCTAAATGTGGCTCTAAGCAAACAAAG AATTTTATAGATAACAGACACATAGAAGACTACGACCCAGCTTGTGAATACAGGATGAAGGTGAAGTCTGTTTTCACATGTGGGTCAGGAAAGAGTGACCTGAGCAAGGAAGTGGTCTATG GGAGAAATGATTCATCAGGTGTTCTTAAATTTGTGCTTGTCACCTGCATCTCTGTGATGGTCTGCCTGTGCATTATCCTGTTTGTCCTGTATAGGCA ATATAAGGACAAACTTTTGCCGAAGATTCCAATACCTGCAAGACTAATGGGTTGGGACAGCCAAAAACCG CCTAAAGCACTGTTTACTCCTGCGCCTACTAAGTACAGCAAGGTCTGTTTGCTGTCTCCAGTCCAGCCTGAAACTCCATCCCTCTAA